Proteins encoded together in one Streptomyces umbrinus window:
- a CDS encoding tripartite tricarboxylate transporter TctB family protein: MTTPTTEASPTPPADERRSWLRDHSELGVCVLLLALGALVLGDALTMDVEITQRGPVGPKTVPIVVGIGLLVIAALLAVDVLRGGRGEAEGGEDIDLSEPADWRTVLLLAGVFLGAAVLIEPAGFPVAGALLFWGAAFALGSRRFDRDPLIAAVLSLVTYVIFNNLLGVPLPGGPLMGVL; this comes from the coding sequence GTGACGACGCCGACCACCGAAGCCTCCCCGACGCCACCCGCGGACGAACGGCGCTCGTGGCTGCGCGACCACTCCGAACTGGGTGTCTGCGTCCTGCTGTTGGCCCTCGGCGCACTCGTCCTGGGCGACGCGCTCACCATGGACGTCGAGATAACCCAGCGCGGTCCCGTCGGGCCGAAGACCGTGCCGATCGTGGTCGGCATCGGGCTGCTCGTCATCGCCGCCCTGCTCGCCGTCGACGTACTGCGCGGCGGCCGTGGCGAGGCCGAGGGCGGTGAGGACATCGATCTGTCCGAACCGGCCGACTGGCGCACGGTGTTGCTGCTCGCCGGGGTGTTCCTGGGCGCGGCCGTCCTCATCGAGCCCGCCGGTTTCCCCGTCGCGGGTGCGCTCCTCTTCTGGGGAGCGGCCTTCGCGCTCGGCAGCCGCCGCTTCGATCGGGACCCGCTCATCGCGGCCGTGCTCTCCCTCGTCACGTACGTGATCTTCAACAACCTGCTCGGAGTACCGCTGCCCGGCGGCCCGCTGATGGGAGTGCTGTGA
- a CDS encoding Bug family tripartite tricarboxylate transporter substrate binding protein, with protein sequence MRLRTLLALFGAAVLVLVGPPLLTAGSDSATGTQIPGLRFMVPNTPGGGYDITARTAAKNAEDAELTHNIEVFNLPGAGGTVGLSRLVSEHGNGKLAMSMGLGVVGAVRSNDAPKTLADTTPIARLTEEQDVVVVGKDSPYKTIDQLVEAWKKNPGKLPVGGGSSPGGPDHLAPMLMAKAAGIAPKDVNYVPFDGGGELLASILGNKVAFGVSGVGEYLDQIKAGELRILAVTGPERVDELSEAPTLKESGYDVDFTNWRGIVAPPGLSDAERDKLVRLVEELHDSPEWQKSMQQNGWDDAFLTGEKFGDFLDAQDKRVVSVLKELGL encoded by the coding sequence GTGCGCCTGCGCACCCTCCTCGCCCTGTTCGGGGCCGCCGTGCTCGTGCTCGTGGGCCCTCCGTTGCTCACGGCGGGCAGCGATTCCGCGACGGGCACGCAGATCCCGGGCCTGCGCTTCATGGTCCCCAACACGCCCGGCGGCGGCTATGACATCACGGCCCGTACGGCCGCGAAGAACGCCGAGGACGCCGAACTCACGCACAACATCGAGGTGTTCAACCTTCCCGGCGCCGGCGGCACCGTCGGACTGAGCCGGCTGGTGAGCGAGCACGGCAACGGCAAGCTCGCCATGTCGATGGGCCTCGGTGTGGTGGGCGCGGTCCGCTCCAACGACGCGCCCAAGACTCTCGCCGACACCACCCCGATCGCCCGGCTCACCGAGGAGCAGGACGTCGTGGTGGTCGGCAAGGACTCCCCGTACAAGACGATCGACCAGCTCGTCGAGGCCTGGAAGAAGAACCCCGGCAAGCTTCCGGTGGGCGGCGGTTCCTCGCCCGGCGGGCCCGACCACCTCGCGCCCATGCTGATGGCGAAGGCCGCCGGTATCGCCCCGAAGGACGTCAACTACGTGCCCTTCGACGGCGGTGGCGAGCTGCTCGCCTCGATCCTCGGCAACAAGGTCGCCTTCGGGGTGTCGGGTGTCGGCGAGTACCTCGACCAGATCAAGGCGGGCGAGCTCCGGATTCTCGCGGTCACCGGCCCGGAGCGGGTCGACGAACTGTCCGAGGCACCCACGCTCAAGGAGTCCGGCTACGACGTGGACTTCACCAACTGGCGGGGCATCGTGGCCCCGCCCGGCCTGTCCGACGCCGAGCGCGACAAGCTCGTACGCCTCGTCGAGGAGCTGCACGACTCCCCCGAGTGGCAGAAGTCGATGCAGCAGAACGGCTGGGACGACGCCTTCCTCACCGGCGAGAAGTTCGGTGACTTCCTCGACGCCCAGGACAAGCGCGTGGTTTCGGTACTGAAGGAGCTGGGACTGTGA